tgaagaaatatcCCACAAATGAAAACATCGTTGGAGAAAGGTTGTTGTTTGGAGAAAACGGCTGGCATTATGAAATCCTCGTAATAAAACTCATccttttgaaacaatttgatCAACGGGGATAATATCCATATCATGAGCGAGGCAACACTGgcaattacataaattttcaaaggcATCTCTAAAGGTTTCACCGTATCAATTATCAcacttcgaaatatttcgtctTCCGTGATCAGAAGATGGTTCaactttccaattaatttatgcAACAATTTTTTACGACTGTGCAGATATATGTTGAAGACTATCACTTCAAACGAGATGGCTATGTTCACCGTCCCATCCTTCAACGCTTTTTCCCCCGACACGTTGAAAAGTCCGAGGAAAGAGGCGGCCACGTATATCAATTCTATTATCCAAGCGACGACGAaatagattttcaaaattgtcgACAATTTCTCATTTATATTGGTCATCGGTAAAAAGTTTCCCGAGACCATGTTTGCGAACGCGTTCAAacgattcaaattttgaaaattcatttcctcCCTTACTACTTAATCTTCTTTCATGGatggagaaatataataattttgaatgaatgaaacgagaaaaataattctgcaAGGAAAATTGTTACGtatcttttttgataaatttgattcataagaaatcttggaaaattaaaaatattcaagtagCAATAAACtttggataattattatattatgataaatttagtagcactaaaaaatgatatacaaGTCACTAAAAGCTTACGAGTATCTCTATCAATTCGAAGTGTTGGATACAATTGTTGCTTGTCATTCCATTCTTCATctgtttattcttttttttatttttaccacCATTGCTATATACAgattgcaatttaaaattctttcagtgtataattatcgatcgttaGTCTTATAATTACCACTTAGTATCTTTCTCTTTATGTGAGAGAAAGAATTTGTGTATGCaatgtataatttacataattatcattaaattgcttaaaatttctcatagttttttcttcttctttttttttttgatgaatttataaagaaattaatcaagTGAAATGAAAGAGTGGAAGTTTCTTTTCACCTttgtcattaatattattgattgaaatGATAGTTTATTTCTTCTAGAATGGGATTACTAAGAGAACTATAAAACTTGATATTATATCTGTTTGTGAATGGAAAATACGTCTTTCTTAAACGAATTAAACCAATTTTAAACGtgccaattatattttataaagtgtGTTCTACAGCTGGCTTATTCAGCTAAATTAATGTTTCTATTCTCATTTCATCATAAAACAgttttttaagttatatatatttttatgtgtaCACAATATCTCtaatattattgttgattGGAATCCAATTGTCCAaggaaatattgtataatatattatttaatatataatatttgttttgaaatataataataatatatctctgTTTTCATGCATTTTCCAGGCACATTTTatcatagaaaaagaaatggaaaaggaaagataaaaagtattctatataaactttaataaatttcttttgctATTTGTTTCACAACTTATAAAGGTAAGCatcattattacaatttaatctgttaaaaattatttttgtttattgttgATTTTGTTTCAAACATTTCCAATTTCCATATTATTATACACAGACATGTCTCATATCGTgcaatttgaaattgttccaatatataatcatcaaCCAATCATTATCTGTATAACTGTAACttaatattctctttattcatatttgtataatatattgtattttaaatgtatcaattatattttgacattctcttattcattcattaattattcacttcaaattaaattctttaataattaaatattattttgatattattaatatatattgatccacatttaaatacaaattataatacatattagaaatattagcatttttaaatttgttaaattatagtaaaaatggTTTCTATCTATTCTTATTCGTTTAGAATATATGTACTATAAgtataagtaaaaattctataataaacttttaaccataaaattgtgtaaaaaatatggatgtattgattattattacaacaatttaatttaactttgtcttgcttttaaaaataacaaacataCCGAATATGCTTGatttaaaatctgaaaaagtaatacagaaatattattaatatctataatcaaaattaataaattatttatagaaagaaagtttcaaagtgaaagaagaatcttattaaactttatattattatatgaataaaaataggaaaaaatttatacaagaatcgaaatacatttttttttcacattgagatttcttaatataaatattattttaaaaaaaaaatttatattttgatataataatcgttCAAGATAAAAACTCACCGACATAAAGGACGGTAATGTTAagtcgatatttcgaaaactagATAATTTacactttaatttattagccAAAGTTATCATAAGAATTATATGTTGAAACTTTACGTCATGAAGATACCATTTTTCGTGTACTACATCGTCTGCTACAGTTGTACTCtaacaatttgaaagaaattatattatttaaattcttaaacgtaattaattagttttttcttttatgtattgcattttcattaaacaaaaataataatgtaaattaaattgtaattgtttcgcaaattactaaaaaaaaaaaaaatcataccgCTTCAAGTAACTGTTGAATACAATAACAcaatatgtaaaattgtattaatgcACCGATTGTATACGATACAagcaaacatttttcaaaatgcatGCCTGAgctctggaaaaaaaaaaataaatagctttttctttataaaggaataaataaacgacAACGGAAACGTGATTCCGCattaaagaattgaatatGTACCGTTGCAAGCATAAAACTCAGAAAGCAGAAACGAAAAACGTAGTTTATGTAAAGAATTCCAATATTTGGAGAAAGTAATTTCTTCAACATGACAgtcattctataataataataataataataataataataaatttttattatgaaattatataattaaattacataatttggaaattatatattggtaATCGacaatttcatttctcaatgaaaaaaaaatatttgtggataattttgagattatataattattattgtatacactcaataataataaaattttacaaaaatttaaagttgtcacaaaatattttatcttttaaattattattatattttcaatagtatttagatttattatataacacatgaaatttaattacatgaataacattaatatataaataattaataattcaaaatattcaatattaatcgtataatataatatactcacTCGACTACAATTTCAAAATGGCGGGTTAACAACTTCATCTCCTGTTTGACCATTTTATCGTACTCGCAGGGGACATTTTGCCAAATAATACCGCCGTAGAAGAAATCTTTCGGTGTTTCCTGCTCGAGTATCGCGGCAAACTTGATTCTAAGATACTTGTATTGCGCCGTGATTAAAAGTATCAAGTGCATCGTGTAGAGATCCAGGCTCACCTTTCTAAGCAACGTGTACGCGCTGCCAAAAATCTGTAGGGCAACTCCGCCAATGAAAACACCGATTGGAAAAGGTTCGTTCGATATGACAGCAGGCACTTGATAATCCGTGTAATAGAATTCactttttcgaaagattttagCGAGAGGCAACGATGCCCAAATCATAAGCGAACCGACGCTGGCTATTATATACACTCTAAGAGGCTTCTCCAACGGTTTCACCGTACCAATCGTCACGTCGCGTAGCGTTTCATCATCCACGATTAGAAGGCAATTCAACTTTCCGATTAATTCACGTAACAAATTCTCACGATTGTGCAGATAAACGATCAAGACGAACACCTCCAACGAGATCACGATGTTCACCGTGCTGTCCTTCAACGCTCTTTCCCTCGACACGTTGAAAAGGCCGAGAATACAGGCAGCCAGATATGACAGTTCTATCGTCCAAACGAGGATCGAATAGATTTTCAGAACGATAGATAATCTCTTTTTCATGTCGGTTATTGGTAAGATGTTCCCAGAGACAGCGTTTACGAAAGTGTTCAAACGATtcagattttgaaaattcattttcattattattgattctttttaataatttttatcggtataaaaataatataatattgtattggtTTTGATACAATTCATTGGTGAGTTCattagtattaatttattattgcttaAAGTTAtagtttttctattattagtgTAGTTATTGCTATTGGGAATGATCTATCGTTTCAACATGTTGGATGCAACTGTTGCTCGTCGTTGCATTGTTGATctgtttattcatttttcatatttaccaGTATTACTATACCACCAGAGTGCACCATATCatatgcaatttaaaattctttcagtGTATAATCATCGATCGTTAGTCGAGTTGCAATTACAACTCGGTATCATTCTCTTTAAtttgaacaattatttatctgaaaagatccctatgtatgtatacattcgtacgtataaatgtatatcattgtagatttgtttaaaatatctacTTAGTTGTTCCCTTTTGATgtagaaatttatcataaatttatagagaaaTTAGCCACATGAAAAGAAAGAGGctaagtttcttttctttcgttgtATTATTAAGAGGATAATTTATGTTACTTCTagaaacatttcaaaaatctaaGAGAGAAGCTTAACATTATTCATCGActgataaatggaaaattgtaCAACTTTGAGATGGATTTTACACGTGATAATTATGCTTTAAGAAATTCTGAAATTGTTTATAGTTATTCTCGTTTATTGTAAAACgagatttatattcttaaagtaagttttatatatatttttaatataaatgatattatcaattattaattcattatttatccaGTTCATATcagttatttcaatatatatatatatatatttacatttaaatttatattagaaattatagtttcatttatcgagattatttttgcatctttaaatttattaattattttggaaattgatttcatcatgtatcataattaaataaaaattccataatgtaagaaactttcaataattaatatcatatatcgtataaagaatatattatattgattatattatgttattatattataataatttgatttaatcttgttttgttttcaaaaataataaacatatcgaATATGCTTGGTTTagaatctgaaaaattattaatattagtaatcaaaattattagattagcttagcaatattaaattaaatcgattgattgtatgaaagaaaaaatatgaataaactaatacatatatagaaaaagataattaaaatcgaactactgaactttaatttatttataacataataaataaatctcgatatttttgtttctttatttagcTTCTAAAATCAGTTATTCAAAAGTATCTTAATATATCTCTATATtaacatcttatatatttataatttgttattaaatgtttttattatatataatattttttctttccattttttattatttctaaaattttaaaatataatattaattaatttattttaatataatacaatcatAAAGACCTACCGACATAAAAGATGGTAacgttaaatcaatattttgaaaattggatattttacACTTTAATTCGTTAGCCAAACTTATCATAAGAATTACGCGTTGAAAGCGTACGTCGTAAGAGTACCATTTTTCATACACCACATCATCTGCTATAGATGTACTCtgataatttgaaacaattatattttattgttaataaaaataatattgtattgttattacaataaaaatttctttgataatatttttgcaaataattgaataaatcataCCGCTTCAAATAAATCTTGAATGCAATAACAcaatatgtaaaattgtatcaaaGCACCGGTTGTATATGAAACAATTATCGTATACGTAAGTTTTTCCGAAAGCGAAGTCTGAAAAGATAAATACTGATTTTAATACTGAATGAAATAGACGAGAAAAAGGATCAGATAGTGCAATTCTGTTTCTGTCGATCAAATAGACGAAAAAGAACAgaaaatgcaattaaaaaattaaaatttacgatataCCGTTGCGAACATAAAACTGAGAAAGCAGAATCGAAAAACGTAGTTTAAGTAAAGAATTCCAATATTCGGAGAAAgcaatttcttcaatatacCAGTCatcctataataattataaatttattatttcaataaattaaagtatattatcattttgtaaattaattaaattattgtaaattgtgtaattaaattattgtaattgtgtcttgtaaattatcatttttccaatGTAATTACACATTATGACaaccaaaaaatatatatatatctatctctaTGTATCTAGATatgatttaaagatttatatgattaattatcgatacattaaattatttacagtataagaattaattacacttaaaatacatgttaattataatggaGAAAAATAACGTTGCTTATTCTACGAAATAta
This genomic interval from Apis mellifera strain DH4 linkage group LG7, Amel_HAv3.1, whole genome shotgun sequence contains the following:
- the LOC102654841 gene encoding uncharacterized protein LOC102654841, whose protein sequence is MKMNFQNLNRLNTFVNAVSGNILPITDMKKRLSIVLKIYSILVWTIELSYLAACILGLFNVSRERALKDSTVNIVISLEVFVLIVYLHNRENLLRELIGKLNCLLIVDDETLRDVTIGTVKPLEKPLRVYIIASVGSLMIWASLPLAKIFRKSEFYYTDYQVPAVISNEPFPIGVFIGGVALQIFGSAYTLLRKVSLDLYTMHLILLITAQYKYLRIKFAAILEQETPKDFFYGGIIWQNVPCEYDKMVKQEMKLLTRHFEIVVEMTVMLKKLLSPNIGILYINYVFRFCFLSFMLATSSGMHFEKCLLVSYTIGALIQFYILCYCIQQLLEASTTVADDVVHEKWYLHDVKFQHIILMITLANKLKCKLSSFRNIDLTLPSFMSILNQAYSVCLLFLKA